The following are encoded together in the Paludisphaera mucosa genome:
- a CDS encoding type 1 glutamine amidotransferase domain-containing protein, with the protein MSSLGGKSAAVLVEKFYEDLELWYPVYRLREAGCDVKIVGPKAGESYASKHGYPAKADVAASDVKAEDFDLVVIPGGYSPDHMRRTPAMIELVARAASLGKVVAAICHGPWMLCSAHCIKGRNVTGFFAIRDDVENAGGIWQDGACVRDGNIVTSRTPEDLPAFMQGIFATLAEHA; encoded by the coding sequence ATGAGCAGTCTCGGCGGCAAGTCCGCGGCGGTCCTGGTCGAGAAGTTCTACGAGGACCTGGAACTCTGGTACCCCGTCTACCGGCTTCGCGAGGCCGGCTGCGACGTGAAGATCGTCGGCCCGAAGGCCGGCGAGAGCTACGCCTCGAAGCACGGCTATCCCGCCAAGGCCGACGTCGCGGCGTCGGACGTCAAGGCCGAGGACTTCGACCTGGTCGTCATCCCCGGCGGCTACTCGCCCGACCACATGCGGCGCACGCCGGCCATGATCGAGCTGGTCGCCCGCGCGGCGAGCCTCGGCAAGGTGGTCGCGGCCATCTGCCACGGCCCCTGGATGCTCTGCTCGGCCCACTGCATCAAGGGCCGCAACGTCACCGGCTTCTTCGCGATCCGCGACGACGTCGAGAACGCCGGCGGGATCTGGCAGGACGGCGCCTGCGTCCGCGACGGCAACATCGTCACCAGCCGCACGCCCGAAGACCTGCCGGCCTTCATGCAGGGCATCTTCGCCACCCTGGCCGAACACGCCTGA
- a CDS encoding mannosyltransferase family protein, protein MKNFLRALFYAYATGVIVLGGFAFGAAVLRDSPVRGTLFGSPGESYSNWDGQWYKSIAESGYRYSTTERSNAVFFPAYPLTGCLVSRLTGLGIDEALLLTSNVFLVGAFWLILEYISLRYGPDCDRIGGYALVALGTLPTALFYRVNYSESMFLFFVALALYQMERGVHSLLVAVVVGLATAVRPVGVALVLPFVMDLWGRGGRPGRKLMRIAMLSPVAVWGLMAFSAHLYDKFGDPIAFVTAQAAWARRPPEPLMDRVFHLLVFEPGWVTLLPGSSTYWYNNEYHHSLLFNMRIVDPVSFLATLGLVAAGAVRRWLTPREVAASAGLLLIAYVTNGYSTNMVSMARYSSAVMPIYLVMGRMLASVEPPAAAALIGVSGFFLGAFSAMFATWHVVI, encoded by the coding sequence ATGAAGAACTTCCTCAGAGCCCTGTTCTACGCCTACGCCACGGGCGTTATCGTCCTCGGCGGATTCGCATTCGGCGCGGCCGTGCTCAGGGATTCGCCGGTCCGCGGGACACTCTTCGGGTCGCCCGGGGAATCCTACAGCAACTGGGACGGACAATGGTACAAGTCCATCGCCGAGTCCGGATATCGCTACAGCACCACCGAGCGTTCGAACGCCGTGTTCTTCCCAGCCTATCCGCTGACGGGTTGCCTCGTGTCCCGGCTCACCGGGCTCGGGATCGACGAAGCCCTCCTGCTGACCTCGAACGTCTTCCTGGTGGGCGCCTTCTGGCTGATCCTCGAATACATCTCCCTGCGATACGGCCCCGACTGCGATCGCATCGGCGGGTACGCCCTGGTGGCGCTGGGGACCTTGCCCACGGCCTTGTTCTACCGGGTCAACTACTCGGAGTCGATGTTCCTCTTCTTCGTCGCGCTGGCCCTCTACCAGATGGAGCGTGGGGTGCATTCCCTCCTCGTCGCCGTCGTGGTCGGCCTGGCGACGGCGGTTCGCCCTGTGGGCGTCGCATTGGTCTTGCCCTTCGTCATGGACCTCTGGGGCCGCGGGGGGCGCCCGGGCCGGAAACTCATGCGGATCGCCATGCTCTCCCCCGTGGCCGTCTGGGGCCTGATGGCGTTCTCCGCGCATCTTTACGACAAGTTCGGCGACCCGATCGCGTTCGTCACGGCGCAGGCCGCATGGGCTCGACGCCCGCCCGAGCCCCTCATGGACCGGGTTTTTCACCTGCTGGTCTTCGAGCCGGGATGGGTCACGCTGCTGCCCGGCTCGTCGACCTACTGGTACAACAACGAGTACCACCACTCGCTCCTCTTCAACATGAGGATCGTGGACCCGGTCTCGTTCCTCGCGACCCTTGGGCTGGTCGCCGCCGGCGCCGTGCGGCGCTGGCTGACGCCGCGCGAGGTGGCAGCGTCGGCCGGATTGCTCCTCATCGCCTATGTCACCAACGGCTACTCCACGAACATGGTCAGCATGGCGCGCTATTCGTCGGCGGTCATGCCGATCTACCTGGTCATGGGCCGGATGCTGGCCTCGGTCGAGCCGCCGGCCGCTGCGGCGTTGATCGGCGTGAGCGGCTTCTTCCTGGGTGCCTTCTCGGCGATGTTCGCGACGTGGCACGTCGTTATCTAG
- a CDS encoding DUF1559 family PulG-like putative transporter gives MSSIVLLIALAAPAAPPSDVLDVDLRSNGYDRALFRADSQGTRGRWLLEPDGLQALLPAGPAGRGPISLKGRFRLEGDFEVLADFRIRELPRPHAPRGAGDATAFNALELVVAGPGGWTVVSRKHEKGGPCFSSYADLGGRTIASPCLADGRESGRLGIRRAGETLHFFYAGPDGSHSQIGEVQYGSGPVEEVSIQVHALNTLDGLRVQFDRIVVLADRIIKEGSLRSGWAASVLPAGAAVIAAASLVGIAIRRRAVVRRMGAFGRSGFTLIELLAAIAVIGVLIALLIPAVQSAREAARRASCQNNLRQIGLASANYQATLGVLPFGVGGGSPAGREPRWSAQSQILPYLEQPTLFHSLNFGGIPWSHGDDPYAPLNRTALATTLAGLLCPSDRMRSDEAGADLAAVTGPTSYRGSAGTMPRNLSADLPVANGTGKNDGVFWFQSAVGPADFRDGMSYTALFSERCLGGPGPEDRGSDYYLTDQRPDSCRSISPGTPRFDVTHHRSGGRWGDGNVVYTRYHHILPPQAPSCLVGGSSDYDGPIVSTATSRHSGGVNLLLADGTVRFVKQQVSEPVWKALATVSGGEAFSQDAY, from the coding sequence ATGTCCTCGATCGTGCTGCTTATCGCCTTGGCGGCCCCTGCGGCCCCGCCCAGCGATGTCTTGGATGTGGACCTCCGTTCGAACGGGTATGATCGGGCCCTGTTCCGCGCGGATTCCCAGGGCACGCGCGGGCGATGGCTCCTCGAACCGGACGGCTTGCAGGCCTTGCTGCCGGCCGGCCCTGCCGGACGGGGCCCCATCAGCCTGAAGGGCCGGTTCCGGCTCGAGGGCGACTTCGAGGTGCTGGCCGACTTTCGCATACGCGAGCTCCCTCGTCCCCACGCCCCCCGGGGGGCAGGCGACGCGACGGCCTTCAACGCCCTAGAGCTCGTCGTCGCCGGCCCAGGGGGCTGGACGGTCGTCAGTCGGAAGCACGAGAAGGGCGGCCCGTGTTTCAGCAGCTACGCGGACTTGGGAGGCCGGACGATCGCCTCCCCCTGCCTCGCCGACGGCAGGGAGTCCGGCCGCCTGGGCATCCGTCGGGCCGGCGAGACGCTTCATTTCTTCTACGCCGGGCCGGACGGGTCGCACTCGCAGATCGGCGAGGTCCAGTACGGCTCCGGGCCCGTCGAGGAGGTTTCGATCCAAGTGCACGCGCTGAACACGCTGGACGGCTTGCGCGTCCAGTTCGATCGGATCGTCGTGCTCGCCGATCGCATCATCAAGGAAGGCTCTCTTCGCTCGGGCTGGGCGGCTAGCGTCCTCCCGGCCGGCGCCGCCGTCATCGCCGCGGCCTCGTTGGTTGGGATAGCGATCCGACGCCGAGCGGTCGTGCGCCGCATGGGGGCGTTCGGACGAAGTGGCTTTACGCTGATCGAACTCCTGGCCGCCATCGCGGTCATCGGCGTGCTGATCGCACTGCTGATCCCGGCGGTGCAGTCGGCTCGCGAGGCCGCGAGGCGGGCGAGCTGCCAGAATAACCTGAGGCAGATCGGCCTAGCCTCCGCCAACTATCAGGCGACGCTCGGGGTCCTGCCTTTCGGCGTCGGGGGCGGGTCGCCGGCGGGGCGTGAACCTCGCTGGTCCGCCCAATCCCAGATCCTGCCTTACCTGGAACAACCGACGCTTTTCCATTCGCTCAACTTCGGCGGCATCCCGTGGAGCCACGGGGACGACCCCTACGCTCCGTTGAACCGGACCGCCCTGGCGACGACCCTCGCCGGATTGCTCTGTCCGTCCGACCGCATGCGCAGCGACGAGGCGGGAGCCGATCTGGCCGCCGTCACCGGCCCTACGTCCTATCGCGGGTCGGCCGGGACGATGCCCCGCAATCTTTCGGCCGACTTGCCGGTCGCCAACGGAACCGGGAAGAACGACGGGGTCTTCTGGTTCCAGAGCGCCGTAGGGCCGGCCGACTTCCGTGACGGCATGAGCTATACCGCCCTGTTCAGCGAGAGATGCCTCGGAGGGCCGGGCCCCGAAGATCGGGGGTCGGATTACTACCTCACCGACCAGCGGCCCGATTCCTGCCGGTCGATCTCGCCTGGGACCCCACGCTTCGACGTGACTCATCACCGATCGGGCGGCCGCTGGGGCGACGGCAACGTCGTCTATACTCGCTACCACCACATCCTACCGCCGCAGGCTCCGAGCTGCTTGGTCGGTGGCTCGAGCGACTATGACGGCCCGATCGTGTCGACGGCGACCAGCCGGCACTCCGGCGGCGTCAACCTGCTGCTGGCCGACGGGACGGTCCGCTTCGTGAAGCAGCAAGTCTCCGAGCCGGTTTGGAAAGCCCTGGCGACCGTCTCGGGGGGGGAGGCGTTCTCTCAGGACGCGTATTGA
- the xylA gene encoding xylose isomerase: protein MPPFFPDVPKIQYGGPKSRNPLEFKHYDPDAVVGEKTMKEHLRFSVVYWHTFCNPLSDPFGAGTAQRPWEDGSQSVANAQTRARAAFEFFEKLGAPFYAFHDRDVAPEGRNLKESHANLDAVVKVLKEEQERTGVKLLWGTANLFSNPRYMHGAATSPNFDVFAFAAAQVKKAMEVTLELGGTGYTFWGGREGYMTLLNTDMKREVDHLGRFLHMAVDYKKQIGFNGTFYIEPKPKEPTKHQYDSDAAACLNFLRTYDLLPHFKLNLETNHATLAGHEMMHEMEVAIGSGALGSIDANTGDYLLGWDTDQFPTNIYLTAQCMICLLQMGGFTTGGVNFDAKVRRESFEPLDLFLAHIGGMDAFARGLKIAHAILEDGRFAEFVKERYASWDCELGRRVEAGRASFSDLEAYIAPKGDAARNASGRQEMLENLFNDYI from the coding sequence ATGCCTCCTTTCTTCCCTGACGTGCCGAAGATCCAGTACGGCGGCCCCAAGTCGCGGAATCCGCTGGAGTTCAAACACTACGACCCGGACGCGGTCGTCGGCGAGAAGACGATGAAGGAGCATCTGCGGTTCTCCGTCGTCTACTGGCACACGTTCTGCAACCCGCTCTCCGATCCCTTCGGCGCCGGCACGGCGCAACGGCCGTGGGAAGACGGGAGCCAGTCGGTCGCCAACGCTCAGACCCGCGCCCGGGCGGCGTTCGAGTTCTTCGAGAAGCTCGGCGCCCCGTTCTACGCCTTCCACGACCGCGACGTCGCCCCCGAGGGACGCAACCTCAAGGAGAGCCACGCCAACCTCGACGCCGTCGTCAAGGTCCTCAAGGAGGAGCAGGAGCGGACGGGCGTCAAGCTCCTGTGGGGGACCGCGAACCTCTTCTCGAACCCTCGCTACATGCACGGGGCGGCCACGAGCCCCAACTTCGACGTCTTCGCGTTCGCCGCCGCCCAGGTCAAGAAGGCCATGGAAGTGACGCTCGAACTGGGAGGGACCGGCTACACCTTCTGGGGGGGCCGCGAGGGGTACATGACCCTCCTGAACACCGACATGAAGCGCGAGGTCGACCACCTCGGCCGATTCCTGCACATGGCGGTCGATTACAAGAAGCAGATCGGCTTCAACGGGACGTTCTACATCGAGCCCAAGCCCAAGGAGCCGACGAAGCACCAGTACGACTCGGACGCCGCGGCCTGCCTGAACTTCCTCCGCACGTACGACCTGCTCCCCCACTTCAAGCTCAACCTTGAGACCAACCACGCCACGCTGGCGGGCCACGAGATGATGCACGAGATGGAGGTCGCCATCGGCTCCGGGGCCCTCGGCTCGATCGACGCCAACACGGGGGATTACCTGCTGGGCTGGGACACCGACCAGTTCCCGACCAACATCTACCTCACCGCGCAGTGCATGATCTGCCTGCTGCAGATGGGCGGCTTCACGACCGGGGGCGTCAACTTCGACGCCAAGGTCCGGCGCGAGAGCTTCGAGCCCTTGGACCTGTTCCTCGCCCACATCGGCGGAATGGACGCATTCGCGCGAGGGCTCAAGATCGCCCACGCGATCCTCGAGGACGGCCGGTTCGCCGAGTTCGTCAAGGAACGCTACGCGAGCTGGGACTGCGAGCTGGGCCGGCGCGTCGAGGCGGGCCGCGCGAGTTTCTCCGACCTGGAGGCCTACATCGCCCCCAAGGGGGACGCCGCGAGGAACGCCAGCGGTCGCCAGGAGATGCTGGAGAACCTGTTCAACGACTACATCTGA
- a CDS encoding glycosyltransferase family 39 protein, with protein MVAAVALLLAAHGLLVGYSATLHSPTYNEPGHLVAGLTQWTFGRFEVYRVNPPLVHYAAALPVMLAGHREVWDQFYEAPGARPELPMGYAFLRANGPRSAWLITLSRWGCLPFTLIGGLICFVWSRDLWGGPSAGLVSLTLWCFEPFLMGHAELITNDCAATSLGLGAGYFLWRWLRNSTWWRAAAAGAALGLALLSKSTWLVLLVLWPVLWLVWTEAGRRLTRGAGRTRSPAPCAAQFAALLILAVYVLNLGYLFDGTLTRLGDYSFTSRALAGPGKPGHIGNRFRGTWFENVPVPLPHSYVIGIDIQKKDFETLSEPSFLLGEWKSGGWWYYYLYGLLAKTSVGLQVLVLFGILSIICRERRNGDVGRSLERPSGDVASPRHRPRAGFWIGGAGFLDLAVLAAHGAIVLVLVSSQTQFNHHVRYALPVLGFAMVFAGASAWPFESDEGMSRGPGTVGAG; from the coding sequence GTGGTCGCGGCCGTCGCCCTCCTCCTCGCCGCCCACGGGCTCCTGGTGGGATACTCCGCCACGTTGCACAGCCCGACCTACAACGAGCCTGGACACCTGGTCGCGGGGCTGACGCAGTGGACGTTCGGCCGGTTCGAGGTCTACCGCGTCAACCCCCCCCTGGTGCACTACGCCGCGGCGCTGCCGGTCATGCTCGCCGGGCATCGCGAGGTTTGGGACCAATTCTACGAGGCGCCCGGGGCGCGACCTGAATTACCGATGGGCTATGCCTTCCTCAGGGCCAACGGACCGCGTTCCGCATGGCTGATCACCCTCAGCCGTTGGGGTTGCCTCCCCTTCACCTTAATCGGCGGCCTGATCTGCTTCGTCTGGTCGCGGGACCTCTGGGGCGGTCCTTCAGCTGGGTTGGTCTCCCTGACGCTCTGGTGCTTCGAGCCGTTCCTCATGGGCCACGCGGAGCTGATCACGAACGATTGTGCTGCGACATCGCTCGGCCTCGGGGCCGGCTATTTCTTGTGGCGCTGGTTGCGGAACTCGACCTGGTGGCGAGCCGCGGCCGCCGGGGCCGCACTCGGTCTGGCGCTGCTGAGCAAGTCGACGTGGCTCGTCCTCCTAGTCCTCTGGCCGGTGCTCTGGCTGGTCTGGACGGAAGCCGGTCGCCGCCTGACCCGCGGGGCGGGCCGGACGAGATCGCCCGCTCCTTGCGCGGCTCAGTTCGCCGCTCTGCTCATCCTCGCCGTGTACGTCCTGAATCTCGGGTATCTTTTCGATGGTACCTTGACGAGGCTCGGCGATTATTCCTTCACGAGTCGAGCTCTCGCCGGCCCGGGGAAACCGGGTCATATTGGAAACCGTTTCCGTGGAACGTGGTTCGAGAATGTTCCGGTCCCATTGCCGCATTCCTACGTCATCGGCATCGATATCCAAAAGAAGGACTTCGAAACGTTGAGCGAGCCGTCGTTCCTGCTCGGTGAATGGAAGTCCGGTGGATGGTGGTACTACTATCTTTATGGGCTTCTCGCGAAGACCAGCGTCGGTCTGCAAGTCCTGGTCTTATTCGGAATCCTCTCGATCATCTGTCGGGAGCGAAGGAACGGGGATGTCGGCCGCTCGTTGGAGCGCCCCAGCGGTGACGTTGCATCCCCACGGCATCGGCCGCGGGCTGGCTTCTGGATCGGGGGCGCGGGCTTTCTCGACCTCGCGGTCCTCGCCGCTCACGGGGCGATCGTCCTCGTCCTCGTCAGCTCACAGACGCAGTTCAACCATCATGTTCGCTATGCCCTTCCGGTGCTGGGATTTGCCATGGTCTTCGCAGGCGCGTCGGCCTGGCCATTCGAGTCGGATGAGGGGATGAGTCGGGGGCCTGGAACCGTCGGCGCGGGGTGA
- a CDS encoding dolichyl-phosphate beta-glucosyltransferase produces the protein MPVQLSIIIPAYNEAARLPRHLDEIRDYLARSGPADYEVLVVDDGSVDGTDREVRRRSETWPELRLIRHEGNRGKGAAVRTGMLTSSGSLLLFCDADGATPIREEARFRDIIESGRAELVVGSRRSILVRRAWHRRLCGRAFSAAVRWMVPNPASDSQCGFKMFLRGPGLDLFSNGAEDAYLFDVELLAMAAIRGYRVAEVEIDWEEVPGSKVRLVRDSWRMLSGLPRVRRSVRSRRHPPPIGEAAVPTTSAGGSA, from the coding sequence ATGCCTGTCCAGCTCTCGATAATCATCCCCGCGTACAACGAGGCGGCGCGCCTACCTCGCCATTTGGACGAGATCCGCGACTATCTCGCTCGATCGGGCCCCGCGGATTACGAGGTCCTGGTCGTCGATGACGGGAGCGTGGATGGCACCGACCGGGAGGTGCGCCGGAGGTCGGAGACGTGGCCCGAGCTTCGCCTGATCCGGCACGAAGGGAATCGTGGAAAAGGGGCCGCCGTACGCACGGGGATGCTGACTTCGTCCGGGAGCCTCCTGCTCTTCTGCGATGCGGACGGGGCCACCCCGATCCGGGAGGAGGCCCGCTTCCGCGACATCATCGAGTCAGGACGAGCCGAGCTGGTGGTGGGCTCTCGACGATCGATCCTCGTGCGTCGCGCGTGGCACCGCAGGCTGTGCGGCCGGGCGTTCTCGGCCGCCGTGCGATGGATGGTCCCGAATCCGGCTAGCGATAGCCAGTGTGGATTCAAGATGTTCCTGCGCGGTCCCGGGCTCGACTTGTTCTCGAACGGCGCCGAGGACGCCTACCTCTTCGACGTCGAGCTGCTCGCCATGGCCGCAATCCGCGGCTATCGCGTCGCCGAGGTCGAGATCGACTGGGAGGAGGTGCCGGGCTCGAAGGTGCGCCTGGTGCGGGACTCGTGGCGGATGTTGTCCGGGTTGCCGAGGGTGCGGAGGTCCGTACGCTCCCGCAGGCACCCACCCCCCATCGGCGAGGCCGCCGTCCCGACCACATCGGCCGGAGGGTCGGCGTGA